The genome window TCACTTGGGCTATTCGCATTGCCCAGCACCTGAAGAGCCGCGGTCTTGACCACAAGGATATCATTGGCATCTCTGCCAGGAACACCACCTACATTATGCCCACCGCCGTGGCCTGTTTCTTCCACGGCACTCCCTTCCAGTCGGCCAATCCAATTCTTGAGGAATGTACGTATTATTAACTAAAAGATTATTGGCTTTTGtcataatattatataaataaatattatcaAGGTACATTCTTTAAAATACTATTTTATATGTTCTACTACTTTTTTAGCTACTCTTAAGCACCTGTACAACATTTCCAAGCCAAAGATTATCTTCACCGATGCCGATCACTATGACAAACTGTACTCCGCCACCAGCGCGTTCAAGCCAGAGATTATCCTAACCACCGGAACTAAGGATGGTGTCCTCAGCATTCAGGATCTGCTGCATCCAACAAAGACAGAGTTCTTCTATCAGTAAGTGTGCCATATAGCAAAGCTCTAAAGAAACCAGGTGTTATCTATATTGTACTCCATCTATATTAGGCCATCCCCGCTGAAGGAAGGCCCTTCGCAAACCGTTGCGATCCTCACCTCATCCGGAACTACTGGAATGCCCAAGGCTGTGTGCATCTCGAACGATATTCTGACCCAAGAGACAGTGTAAGTTAAGCTATATAAAGAACTTAAGTTAGGTATATTCAAATTTATACTCAAATTACAAAACGTTTTCGAACTCTTTTTACAGCTTTGTCAATGGTTACGATACCATCTTCATTTCGGCCAGTTTGGACTGGATCACTGGTCTGTGGGCCACCATCTTCAGCACGGTGAACGGTTGCACCAGGATCATCAGCAGCAAGCCCTTCGCCGCGGACTACTTTGTGTACTTAGTGAGCAAGTACAGCATCACATATGCACTGATTCCGCCAGAGCACTGCTGTTCCCTGCTGGATTGCCCCACTGCCACACCGGAGAAATTGGGCAGCCTGACGAAACTGAACTTCGGAGGCGGACGCATGACTCAGGCCACGGTTGAGaggatcaagaagcttgctcCTAATGGAGTGCTGAACTCATCCTACGGCATGACTGAGGTTGGATTCATAGTGTTCAACCACGGACACTTGAAGCTCACCGCTGCGGGCAACCCATTGCCCGGAATTCAGGTGAAGATCGTGGACGACGATGGTAACCAATTGGGTGTGAACCAGACCGGCGAGATCATTGTGCACAACGGCTTCAGCTGGAACGGATACTTTGCCGATCCGGAGGCCACCAAGGAGATGCAGGACGAGGAGGGCTGGTTCCACACGGGCGACATGGGCTACTTCGACGAGGACGACTACCTCTACATGACGGACCGCAAGAAGGAGGTGCTCAAGTGGAAGGGTCTGCAGATGTGGCCGGCCGAGGTGGAGGCAGTTATCGACGAGCTGCCGGAGGTGAAGCGGGTGTGCGTGATTGGGGTGTACGACGAGACCCAGGGAGATGTGCCTGGTGCCCTGGTTGTGCGGGAGGATAATGCCAATCTGACCGCCCAGCAGGTGATTGACCACGTGGCCAAGCGACTGCCCGACATCCAGAAGCAGCTGCGAGCTGGTGTCCAGTTCGCCGATGAGATTCCCCAGAACCACAATGGCAAGGCCGTCCGCCGATACGCCCGCGATCTCTTCGTCGCCTTGTCCAAGAAGAACTGAAAACTGCCGTGCTTTCGTTTGGAATAATTTATCCTTGATTAGGTTTATTAAGTTAGGCAATCCTGATTTTCGATTTCTTTCGTCTGAATTTGCCCTTCAAACACTTCTGAAAAGTCGCCCACAACGTTCAATTCTCAGAATATGTCTCTGTGCACATGTTAAATAAACACAATGCTAAAGTATATTAAGGACGACAATTTTCTACACACTTATAGGTAAATTTTTTAGGTACTTGTAACTTGTAATCTCATTTCTCAAAgtggttttttatttgataAGGCTCCTTCATTAATTTTGCTCGAGTCCACCTAATTTATCCTGGGTCAAGGACACGTCACAAATCTCTGCGAAATACCCACAGTCCCAATAACATTTCAAAAAACAATTGCCGACAACATTTGATTAACGCTGCCATCCCATCAATTTGGttataaaaatattgtgtGAGTTTGGGCGGGAATTTGGGCCATAACTCAACTGGAATTGTGCCGCTGTTTCTTTATGGCTAAACACTTTCATTGGGTAAACAAAGAATTGCCATTTTGCGTCAAGGGCCGTGACTCCTCCCGCGCCATCTGATAAAAAGCATTTTATTTAGTCATAAAAATCGCACGCATAGAATTGGCCAGGGGTTACCAAGGGGTGCCACCAAATCACGGTGGCCCCACAAAAAGAAGCTTTTCACGAAATTAAaggtaaataaaatgtttatgaGTGGAGAGCAAAGCGCTCATATGATTTCACATTCGATTGAATAACATTTACACACGCAGGCGAGCGCCACACGAAGGATACGCAATCTGTGCCCGGATCTCCATGCTCAATGCTCCGTGCTCCCGGCCCCTGGATCCGTGGAATCCTTGGCTGGCGGAGGTTGGATGCCAGGCACCCAAAGACGGGCAATAAATTCAAACATGTGcacataaatttttatttcgatttGCTGAGCCGCTGTCAGTGATGTCCTGTCCCGCCACTCCGCCATTCCCCCCGTTCCCCATCCGGTTTTATGAACTGTGAATATGCGCATGATGAAGTTGCCAAAGGATCTCGGCGGAAGTGAATCGTTCGGCATGCGGTTCCCTCgctgtgcgtgtgtttgtgggGGCGCCCGTCAAATGGGGCGCCTGcaggagggggcgtggcagacGTCGACGCTTCGCAAATTATTGCATCTCAGCGTGCTGGTAAATCAGGCGATGGGCAAAATGCTCGAATTATGGACACAAAGTTAAAGGTGTTGCATCGAAAATTTGAGATAAATTTCTTAGCAATTTGATTTATAACATTATCAATAATCAATACTCATTCTTTAGCTTGATTTAATCTATGACTACTTTATAGAGATTATGGATGTATTATGTTGGGAAGATATATATTGAAATATTATAGTGGGATTTATTATCCTGAAAAGGGATGGTTTTGTCCACTGTTCCGACAGTGGAAGCAGCGACACGAGGCGAAATCGAAGCCGTCAGTCAATTGACTTGTCTAAAAGGGGGAATTGGATTGGAAATGTGGAAGTCGGTGGCCAACGATCCCCCCGCTTGCATAAGTCAAATATCGAAAACGTCAGCAGCTGATTGAAGACCCCCGAAAGCCAGGCTGCAGCAGTTCAATCAAGCTTGAAATATGCAGAAATCAAAAAATAGTTAGGTTGACAGAACAAAAAATGCAGTTGACCCTATGCCTCCTGTGAGAATTGAACTCACGGCCCCTGGTTTACAAGACCAGTGCTCTGCCACTGAGCTAAAGAGGCTCACGTTTTGATGGCggcaaaaaagccaatttaagTGGCCCCCATGGGTACTCTTTCTCGTTCTGCCACCGAAAGATATCTCGGCGAAACATAAAAGAACAATAAACACGTGTTTAAACAGTTGCCAGCACCGATAACTGCTCGAGTTTCGAATGAGGCCGAGAGGTACGCAAGTATCCATTCATTTGGGCAATCACTCAGTTGGGTTGGCTAATTAAAACTGTGGAGATGGATCCCAATTACCACTTTCCCGAGTTGTAGCTTTCAGTTTTCAGCTTTCCTCTGCCaactgtctgtctgtccgtctgtaGTCTCGATGTATCGGTAATTGATAGACTGGTGCACTGAGGCAAATactcgcattcgcattcgcattcacactcgcactcgcactcgTATTCGAATGCAGCACTCACTCTCTCGAGTCTGTTTATTTGGCAAATTGGCAAATCAATTGCCCGAACTGAATAAGCTGCCacacatcagcagcaccaacagcaCCATCAGCACCTGAGATGTCGCGTTCTATCGGATATACATGTGTCTCTCGAGGCAGCAGACACCGCAAAAGTAATTGGCACAATCAACGAAATTAATTGAACGCATCGAAATCTAGTATGATCTTTGCCAAACTCATTTGCGGTGAAATTCGGGAAGCCAATGCAGATGGGTTTAGAATTGGCAACCACAAGCGAAACCACttcaagtttaaatatttggcTATGTTCTGCTTAAGGAAATAAAGTCAGTGCCTAGGGTTTCATATGTTAATTGGTGAATGAGTTATTTACAGGTGCCCGAAAGTGCGCggtaaaaagaaaacaaaatttttaaGACTTCTAGATGCCTGTAAAGGGGAATTCAAATCTCTATTGATTTCCAGGCCATACCAATGCTATATAATCACTCCCATACTTCTCATTGCTAACCACTTTCTGCTCAAATATTTAGACATGTGCCCAACAGCCTGGCATTATTCCTTAAAGCACTCACTTAGCCTGGGGTCATAATTCATTCAAGCTGCTCAGTCTTAAGACGAAGGCAAACACTCTCGAGTGCAGGACCCACTGAGGAAAGAAGTCGTTGAACAATTTCGCTGCCAGTTGGATCCACTTATAAAGTGCAGAAACACGTATACGCACCGTTGCGTTGGCAGAACTCCCCCTTGGGCAGATTATctggcagcaacagcagcataCTTAACAACTATTTATCGagtttttcaatatttttaatgCCACTTTAAATACTTGACGCGATTATTTCCCACCGATTTTCCTTTGCATGCATACAAATACCTatccatatacatatatatttatatatatatatataaacctCGATTCTGCCCTCAGCCAGCACTTTTTGATCCCGCGAAAGCAAAGTTTCAAGTGCCAAACACACGCAAACTTTTTGCTCTGTTGCAGCAGCATGCAAGTTTGCTGCCACCGAGAGACATAAAACTTTTATAGAAGTTATTAAAAGTGCGACGAAATGAAGGGGGCTGAAGGGGTTGAACTGAGGGGTGGAGCAGGAGGGCTCAGATCTGGTAGCAGGTTTCAGCTCCGAAGAGCTGGCAGAAAGCGAGAGAAATGATTCATTTGCCATTCAATAAATCTTCGCTTTACTCTACTACACCAGGCAGCTGGCCGGCAGTTCTCACTTTCGCACACTCGAAGGAAAATCACTGCGAATCAGAAGAAATGAGGTCTCCAATTAAAtgccatttaatttaatgattTCGTTTTCGGCAAGAAGTTAAATTCAATATAGTAATTTGATAGGTAAGTTGGATGATTCTTTTATAGCTGAAAAATCAGCCTTTGAGCAATCATTATTTAGATTTAAGTTAAAAGTGCTTACAGTTAAAGATAAAACTAAATCGAAATAATTGTAacataattttataaattattattattgaattaATTTCTTCACCCTTTTCTTTGAGTTCACTTGCTGAGCTCGGTTTTCGCGCTGCTGCATCGGACGGATGCTTTAAGTAATGACCATCA of Drosophila mauritiana strain mau12 chromosome 3R, ASM438214v1, whole genome shotgun sequence contains these proteins:
- the LOC117143616 gene encoding 4-coumarate--CoA ligase 1, which produces MSKLPCSYDAENKIWKGIPQNNPFKPETSLGRIIFKNMRNWPKNVCQISDSEGVEVTFGQALTWAIRIAQHLKSRGLDHKDIIGISARNTTYIMPTAVACFFHGTPFQSANPILEESTLKHLYNISKPKIIFTDADHYDKLYSATSAFKPEIILTTGTKDGVLSIQDLLHPTKTEFFYQPSPLKEGPSQTVAILTSSGTTGMPKAVCISNDILTQETVFVNGYDTIFISASLDWITGLWATIFSTVNGCTRIISSKPFAADYFVYLVSKYSITYALIPPEHCCSLLDCPTATPEKLGSLTKLNFGGGRMTQATVERIKKLAPNGVLNSSYGMTEVGFIVFNHGHLKLTAAGNPLPGIQVKIVDDDGNQLGVNQTGEIIVHNGFSWNGYFADPEATKEMQDEEGWFHTGDMGYFDEDDYLYMTDRKKEVLKWKGLQMWPAEVEAVIDELPEVKRVCVIGVYDETQGDVPGALVVREDNANLTAQQVIDHVAKRLPDIQKQLRAGVQFADEIPQNHNGKAVRRYARDLFVALSKKN